The window GCCCATTTCCTGACCGATGTAGGTCATTTTCTCGAAGCTCAAGTAAGGCATGCCTGTTGCACGCGGGTTCAGCGGTGCATACTTTTCCTTCGCGATGATTGCGGCCGTTTCGCGACCCGTTTTCATGTCAGGGGCTTCTGCTTTTTCGCCCTTCGCTTCGCCTTCAGCCTTCCACACGGAATCTTCGGGGAAGGGGCGTAGCTTGATGTTGATGAAGGCCTGCTTGCGGTCTGTCGAAATCAGCTTCTTTGCAAGTTCCGGCTTGTCGGCTAGGCGCTTCTCGATTTCAGCGATGCCAGCCTCATCCGTCGGAATTTCTTCGGGAACAATCTGCGTGATTTCCATGCCCTCTTCGGTGCCGAGCATGTATTCCAAATCGACAATCGAAGTCGCCTTGCCGTCGGAATACGAAAGACTATCGCGCAGTTCGTTCGAAAGTTCGCTTAAAAGCTTCAGGTTGTCCGGCGTCAAGATGGAATGATCGCTTTCGACCAGCACGCCCACGAAGTAGTCGTTACCGAAAGTTTCCTTGAACTTGTCTGTTTCGACAAGCATCGGGTCGCCCTCGATAAAGTAGCTGTCCCACGAGGCCTCGACGTAGATTTTTTTCATGCCCACGCCCGAAAACGCAAGCAAAACGACAAACGCCACCAGCAAAATGGCGCGGTGACCGAGCAAAAATTCGCCAAAACGGCCGAATCGCTCGTTGATTTTTTCAATGTTGATCTTTGGAAGGCTCATTGTATCCTCTTTTTTTTGCGGGGCAAAAAGTAGAGAGATGAGCCTAAAAATTTTACTCCAAATGGTTTTGTGCAAAACCGAACGGACTGTAAATCGTTCTGGATTCCCCGTAGTCTATTTGGAGCGGTTTTTTGTGCGGGTTTCGGCTACTTTTGGCGCATGAAAAACGCTGATTTTGTTGACCGTTTGAGTCTCGCCGAAATGGGTGAGAATCGTTGCGGGACGGTTGCCCAGATCGAGGGCGATTCCCGCTTTATTTCAAGAATTGTTTCCATCGGGCTTACGCCGGGTTCCGCCTTTACGCTTCTCAAGAATGACGGGCGCTCGCCGGTGCTCGTTTTTTGTCGCGATACGGTTATCGCTGTCAACCACAAGGAAAGTTCACAGATTTTTGTCAAGGTAGAATCGTAAAGATGAGCGAAATCAAGACTATTGCCTTGCTCGGGCAACCCAATTCCGGTAAATCAACGCTTTTTAACAACCTTACGGGACTTCACCAGCGTGTGGGCAACTGGCCCGGCAAAACGGTGGAGCAGGCCGAGGGTGAATTTGTTTTTGATGGTACGACATATAAAGTAATCGACCTTCCGGGCAGTTACGGGCTTTCGGCGAACTCCGAAGAAGAAGTCGTCACCCGCGACTACATTCAGAGCGGCAAGGCGGACCTCGTGTGCATTCTGGTAGATGCGTCGCAGCTGGAACGCAGCCTTTACATGCTGGCAGATTTTGTGGGCATTCGCATGCCCGTGATGCTGGTGCTCAACATGATGGATGTGGCCGAAGCGGCGGGCAAGAAGATTGATGTGGCTGCGATTGAAAAGCGCCTCGGCGTTCCGGTGCTTGGCTTCAGTGCGGCCGAAACGGAACGTTATCCTGAATTTTTCAAGAAGATGGTTTCGGCCATCAAGACGCCTGTTTGCCTGGATAGCGGGAGCCTGCGCGAGGAACTCGTTAGCGGGGGAGAGCTTGGCGAAAAAACGGATGATATCATTAGCCGCATTGAAGCCGCGCTCGGCGATTTTGAATATGGCGTTTGCGAAAGAATCTGGATTGCAGAAAAACTCCTCGAAAAAGACAAACTCATTTGCGGTATCGTGAATGAATCGCTTCCGTTCGCAAGGAAGAATGCGATTGATGCAATCCTCGATAGCGACGAAGGGCGCGACGGCGGAATTCTCACCGGCGAGGCCAAGTACCGCTGGGTTTCAAAGATTGTGCATGAATCGGCGACGCCCAAGTCCATCGAAAAGGTCTTTAGCAAGTGGGACCGTATCGCGACGCACCATATCAAGGGCAAGTTCTTTGCGTTTGGTATCATGGTCGTCTCGCTGATTGCGTGCATGATTCTCGCTTTCCCGGGCATGGGAATCGGTTTTGGAATACAGCCTGTATTGCAGTCACTCGTAGAACGCGCTGGCAATGCGCTTGGCGTCTGGCCTGTGGTGATTTCGTTCATCAATCTGGTGCTCGTCGGTGGAACTTGTATTACAATTTGTATGACGAGTTTCATTTTCGCTATCATTTTCGTGTTCCGCATTCTCGAAGAAATCGGCTATATGGCGCGTTTCTCGTATGCGTTCGACAACTGGCTTTCGCGCCTGGGCCTGCAGGGTAAGGCGATTATGCCGCTGTTCTCCGGAATTGGCTGCACGGCGGGTGCGGTTTGCGGTACGCGCGTACTCGATACCCGCGGACAACGCTTGCTTGCGCTCGTTCTGTTGTGGGCGATTCCGTGCGGGAGTAAGGTGGCGGTGGTGCTGTTCTTGGCGTCGACATTCTTCGGGTCGGCGGCCCCGTTGTTCGGCGTCGGTTATGTGGCGCTGATTTTTGCGAGCTTCTATCTGTCTTCGCGCCTGTTTGGCAAAAAGCTTGTACCGCAGAATGAACGCGTGGGTATGATTATGGAACTCCCGCCGTATCACAAGCCGCACTGGAAGATGATTGCTGCGATGGTGGGGCGCAGCACCTGGGGCATTTTCAAGAAGGCCTTGAAGATGATTCTGATGGTGGCGACCCTTTTCTGGGCGCTTTCTTACGCGGGCGACGGCAACGTGGAAAATACGCTCCTGTACAAGATTGGCAATGCGATTGAGCCGGTGACGATGTTCTTCGGAATGCGCTGGGAGCTGTTCGTCTCTTATCTGGGCGGCATGTTTAGTAAGGAAGCTTCGCTTGGCATCATGAGCACGCTCTTCAACCACACCGGCGAGGCGTTCTCTCTTGTGACCCGCGTGGCTGCAAGTGAAAACTTGGGCGAGGCTCTTGCAAGTACCATCAGCAAGCCCGAAGCGCTCGCGTTCCTGTTTGCGTCGATGTTCAATGTTCCCTGCGTGCTGGCGATGGGCACCACCTACCGCGAGGCAGGCTCGTTCAAGTGGCTAGCCACCATCATGGGTTACTACTTGGCACTTTCTTTGGGGCTCGCCTTTATCGGCTATCACATCGGATTGCTGATTTTCTAAGTGAAATTTTATAGCGCGCTGTCGAGCACCATCATGAGCGTGAAGCCTACGGCAAAAAGGATGGTGCCGGCGTCAAAGTGCTCGCCTTCGCTGAC of the Fibrobacter sp. UWP2 genome contains:
- a CDS encoding FeoA family protein, with amino-acid sequence MKNADFVDRLSLAEMGENRCGTVAQIEGDSRFISRIVSIGLTPGSAFTLLKNDGRSPVLVFCRDTVIAVNHKESSQIFVKVES
- the feoB gene encoding ferrous iron transport protein B, which codes for MSEIKTIALLGQPNSGKSTLFNNLTGLHQRVGNWPGKTVEQAEGEFVFDGTTYKVIDLPGSYGLSANSEEEVVTRDYIQSGKADLVCILVDASQLERSLYMLADFVGIRMPVMLVLNMMDVAEAAGKKIDVAAIEKRLGVPVLGFSAAETERYPEFFKKMVSAIKTPVCLDSGSLREELVSGGELGEKTDDIISRIEAALGDFEYGVCERIWIAEKLLEKDKLICGIVNESLPFARKNAIDAILDSDEGRDGGILTGEAKYRWVSKIVHESATPKSIEKVFSKWDRIATHHIKGKFFAFGIMVVSLIACMILAFPGMGIGFGIQPVLQSLVERAGNALGVWPVVISFINLVLVGGTCITICMTSFIFAIIFVFRILEEIGYMARFSYAFDNWLSRLGLQGKAIMPLFSGIGCTAGAVCGTRVLDTRGQRLLALVLLWAIPCGSKVAVVLFLASTFFGSAAPLFGVGYVALIFASFYLSSRLFGKKLVPQNERVGMIMELPPYHKPHWKMIAAMVGRSTWGIFKKALKMILMVATLFWALSYAGDGNVENTLLYKIGNAIEPVTMFFGMRWELFVSYLGGMFSKEASLGIMSTLFNHTGEAFSLVTRVAASENLGEALASTISKPEALAFLFASMFNVPCVLAMGTTYREAGSFKWLATIMGYYLALSLGLAFIGYHIGLLIF